One Caretta caretta isolate rCarCar2 chromosome 8, rCarCar1.hap1, whole genome shotgun sequence DNA window includes the following coding sequences:
- the COA7 gene encoding cytochrome c oxidase assembly factor 7, producing MAGLVNLEDEEEVKGYLENLGIEYSYQCYKEGDPDGCHRLADYLEGVKKDFEAAAKVLKENCEKNQNSESCYKLGAYYATGKGGLTQDLKAAYNCFLKSCEKGGKKSINACHNVGLLAHDGQVNDDKPDPVLARDYYSKACDGSFAPSCFNLSAIYLQGAPGIPKDMNLALKYSLKACDMGHVWACANASRMYKLGDGIDKNDAKAEALKNRARDLHKEQQEASRALTFGE from the exons ATGGCCGGGCTGGTCAACctggaggacgaggaggaggtgAAGGGCTACCTGGAGAACCTGGGCATCGAGTACAGCTACCAGTGCTACAAGGAGGGCGATCCGGACG GTTGCCATCGATTGGCTGATTATTTGGAGGGGGTGAAGAAGGACTTCGAAGCAGCTGCCAAGGTGCTAAAAGAAAACTGTGAAAAGAATCAGAACAGTGAGAGCTGCTATAAACTTGGAGCTTATTATGCAACTGGGAAAG gtggaCTCACCCAAGATTTGAAAGCTGCCTACAACTGTTTTCTGAAGTCTTGTGAGAAAGGTGGGAAGAAATCAATAAATGCTTGCCACAACGTTGGACTTTTAGCTCACGATGGGCAAGTAAATGACGACAAACCTGACCCAGTCCTTGCCAGGGACTACTACAGTAAAGCATGTGATGGCAGTTTTGCTCCTAGTTGCTTCAATCTTAGTGCGATATATCTTCAAGGAGCACCTGGGATACCAAAGGACATGAACCTAGCTTTGAAGTACTCTTTGAAAGCATGTGACATGGGTCATGTGTGGGCATGTGCCAATGCCAGTCGAATGTACAAACTAGGAGATGGAATTGATAAGAATGATGCCAAGGCAGAGGCTCTGAAAAACAGGGCAAGAGACCTACATAAAGAACAGCAGGAAGCTTCTAGAGCCTTAACATTTGGGGAGTAA